The Lutra lutra chromosome 1, mLutLut1.2, whole genome shotgun sequence genomic sequence aaaggaggacgaacaagaacaagaaggggggggggagaaagaaagagggggaaaaaaatcaatgggcCTCTCTTTTATTTGGCGACAAGCAAGTGCAAGAAAGTTCATTTCTAATTTGTTCAGTTGTCTGTCTTTTGCACATCTGCATTCTGGCCAGAAGGGACTTTGAGGTTTTTCTGCAACACATGAGCATCTGCGGGCTCTATCCTCTTATAGTAGTTCTTCTTTGTCTCAATAATCTCAAAGCCAAACTTCCTGTAGAAGTCAATTGCCGATTCATTGCTGATCTGGACATGCCTAAGATACAGGAGGGtatcaggggggaaaaaaaaaagatttcatcagCTTTTGTGTATTCTccacaaataatttcaaattggTTAGAGCCAGAATACTGCACACATCTGTTAGATTCTCCGCATAATTACTAGCAATCAACAAAGATTAGGTATTCATCTCAGAAAAACCGGATGATGAACATACACTTTTAACCTAACTATTACATTTGCAAGATAGCTGGCGGAGGTTAGGAGTCTCAGAAATAGTGTTTACTCTTACAATCAACAAAGGGCAAAGTATCCTAGTTAGCATAACATTTTTCactgcaaggggaaaaaagattccAGTAActaaaaatggggaaataacCGTAAGGATGATTCAAAGACCATATTAAcatatgcagaaagaaaaaagacagaaaaataacataactAGGCTCTCAAATGCCTGAACATATCCTCcctgatttataaaaaatatgctatattttgaaaataaataatttgagcTTTCTCAATTACTCTTCAAAATAGCATTATATAATTTACTCTCTCCCACTGTCAaagttaaaatgagaataatctaAATACCCTTATTATAAAAAATCCATAGTTGTGATCTAACCTTGGCTCTTAATCTGAGTTCtataatattgatattatattaatatagtatCAGCTAGGTACTCTCTGATTTTGATTATTAAACTCTACTACTAATGAACATATCAATGAGAACCTTAAACAGAACCTAGAGAATGGATAAGATGAGAAAAGTAGTATTAATGATACTAATTCTTCAATTGTGAAGACTTGAGTTTTAATCTTGGTTTACTCTGTGACTTTAGTGCTCCCACCCCAACGAATGAAGCAAATCTTATCTCAGATTCCTTATCTATtattgaaacaaaagaaaacttcataACCACTACTTCCATGGTTTTTCCAAAAGACAATGAAACAAGTaaccagatttttaaagtttctagtaAAGGTTTCTATTTCCAgtctattaaattcttttttataaagaatttttatataaaatctatatatacttctatatacAGTCTATAAAATCATTATACTTACAGATAGATGTTGTCAAAAGTGCCATCTTTTTCACAGATGTTTAAGACATGATTTAACATTTTAGTTCCTATTAACAAGACAAACAACAAATAagtaatttcataaaaatcaatCTTTACACATCTAACTGCCATCTTAACATTTACTGGGTCTTAACAGAACTTGAGGTAAACACGAGACAaccgatttttaaaaattttcttctttccctacaTTATCTACATATGTTTAAAACTCATAGCAGAAAAGCAACCTTTACATATACAAGCCCTTCCAtgtaaaaggaaaacagaaaaaagcaaaagggaCATTGATAACAAATCTATATAGGGCTTCCACTTGAAATATGTTAATAGTTATTTTCCACCTTACATAATTCAGTAATTCTTTCCCAATATTCCCAAAAGAAATGGTTTGACTCACTGGGTCAGAAACAGTAGTCAtgtatttacatttctctaaacaaataaaaaaaaaccccacaagttAAAATTACCTATTCCTAGCCTTCGGTATGGTGCCAGACATCCTAGTGTCATGATGTAAAGTCTCTTCTGATTCTGTGAATGATCCACCCTACAGCATACTGCACCTACTGCAATATCATTGAAATAGGCTGccatggaaaatataaaaatataaagttcaaagacagaataacatattttattcaatCTTCCTCCCCTTCTATAAGAACTAAATTATTGCTATTGGCCATAAATTTTATTAGCTATTCTGAATAATAACTTCAAAAATTTCCTACTTTTTAGGGATTTAAGTCTCTTCTAGAGTaaacacaaatatgtgaaaacacacacactaaaGTAGAGAAGACATTTAACATTTCCGTTTAAAATTCAAGTATTGTCTTggtttctttgagatttttctcagaACCTGAATCACccccatttcctgacttgtaaaataaggaaattaaattagttAACTCTGCTCTAATATTAAAAACTAGGGTCAAGAATACCAACAAAcaaatgaagggggggaaaaaacataTTATACCAAGTTTTGCTAGCTCGCCAACCTCCAGCACATCCTTGTAGAACTTGTCATTGTAGCTGACTGGAAAGATGACCTGGTTTAGTCTCTTCAACTGTTTAATATTGTGTGGTGTCACATCTCCCAGCTCGATCCGGCTACTGGAACAAACCAAAATGtactcaataaaatataattagctTTATTTGTTATGATGAACATTCTTAGAAGACTACGAAGTTTTTTTACATGACTGATAAATCCAACCTTTCATAGTGACTTTATACTCCTAGAAAGATTACCATTTATAAGATTATGCCAGCTATTCCATCCAAATTCAATTTGTAGCTTTCAAACAACTGTATACATTTAGAGATAAATATGGTAAACGACAGTTACTAAGAAGGTCAGACTAGTATTTGATATAAAAGCCAGAATTTTCCTTGTAGTTTACAGTTCAGAAGAATTTAAACATCTATTACTGATCAAAAGGACTGATgataccaaatgttggcaaggggGTGGCAAATGGGAATGGCGAAATGTAAACAGATAGAGTATCTCTGGAAGACACTCTAGTACTACATATGCATCAAAAAGCCTGAGAGGCTAAGTcattaagactctgcctttggctagggcggattccagggtcctggaattgagccctctgcatcaggctccctgctcagcactcccccggtttgtgtccctctcttgctgtgtcttctgtcaaataaataagtaaaacattttaaaaagtaaaaatgtttgtgttctctctcccccttttgggttccctctctcgctgtgtcttctgtcaaataaatatgagactgacgcgctacctactgcgctaacgaggcaccttcttctgtcaaataaataaataaaacattttaaaaagtaaaataagcctGAGAGGCACATTTCCTTTACGGAAGTAATCCTACTCCAGAAACTTATCctgaaaaaataatccaaataggCAAAAGTTATGTATATTCTACTAATTGCGCTAGGAACAACCCACAACAGTCATTTGGGGTGGTTTTCCAAATCCAGATTCCTGGACTTCACCCCACTTTCAGAAGCAGAATCTCTGGAAATGAAACTAAGGAATCCACATGGTGGTGGGAGAGCTTTACTTATCAAGAATGCAACAGAagtattccttaaaaaaaaaaacaaaaaaaaactacgtAATCAAAACAAACTGGTTCCAAGGGAAAAGAGTTAAGGTTAAAAAGATTGACTCACAGTAACAAAGCCATGTTGCCTCTAGGCCATCAACCAAGGGATTTTTTAACAACTCAAGTCAGTATCACTAATGTAAAATAAAGGTtgatcaaggggcacctggatggctcagtgggttaaagcctctgccttcggctcaggtcatgatcccaggggcctgggatggagccccacatcgggctctctgctgggcggggagcctgcttcctcctctctctctctgcctacttgtgatctctgtcaaataaataaataaaatcttaaaaaaaaaaaaagggttgatCAAATATGAAAGACAAACCTGAATACCACTAACATTATCATTAGTAGAGTTGCTTACATACATTATTGGCCTTCTTAAGAATCACAATAGTGATTTCTAATTCTTTATATAAGATgacaaaattctttaaataagatcaaatcaaaataaaaacaagttgaaaaataaaaacaatctgatGCCACCCAAGTAGCTAGAAAATGTGGGTCCTACTCACTGGGTGCTAGTTGCTAGCTAGTTCCAGATCACAATGACATTAGTCAATAGCCAGGGAATGCAAACAACACACCCTAATTAATCATTTGCACCCTATGCATACAGGTTTTGAAAACTGTTGGAGGAATGACTAAACGAAAATGTTAATCATCACACTTTTAtaatggtaaaaaagaaaaacctaagtgTCCCCAATAGAGAACTGGTTAAATAAAGCATGCATGATACATTAATATTATTAGCAGAGAAACACTGATACATTGTTTGGGGGGGTGGCGCGGGGGGGAAACACAttctaaatatatgtaatatataaatatctaaaatagctTTTGttaatatagagaaaaaatgCTTTAAACAATATACAAAAAGTGTGTGATCAGAATCGTgggtggcacctggctggctcagttcagTAGAACATGATGaggctcttgatctcatggttatAAGGTGGAATCATGGCCATGTTGGgagaagattacttaaaaatacaatccttaataataataataaaagaatggtgggtaatttaaaaaagagtattctCTGAAATGTTACAATTTAGATTATTAGAAAACAGAATACAGACCATAACGCCCATTTGGAACTTTAGCCTTCTTGcctcaattatttcatttttatgctgtTTTTTTATTACTTACTATGACCCATCACCCttgtatattttgcatattttcttaaaatctgagCAGTTTCTTAGTAGACATACAAATTCTTAAGATGCAAACACCACAGTAAAAAATAGAGTTccctttgttatattttcttccaatttctaGACACATAAAGTAAATATGAGTAAATGTGGCCTCTCCTAAGTATTTCACATCTAAAATGAATTCCTTTTGTGAGATTCAGATCCTCTTTAACTAGGGAATATCTCATTCATAGAACAACTCCCCTTTTCATTAAAGCAGGATCCtggctttctcttctttaagaCTGAGTAAATAACATTTTACTGAAACCTTTTTCTGATTAAAACCTGCTTAGGTTCACTTACCCACCATCCACCACTCAGACCTTTTATAAGCAGATACAGTTATAATGTAAAATACAGACCccttaaaatacagagaacatggagtgcctgggtggcagagtcttttaagcatctgactcttggtttctgcttgggtgGTGGAtatttcagggtcatgagctcaagtcCTGCGCTAGGccgagctcagtgcagagtccatttaggagtctctctccccctttccctcggcccctcccccattctgaaataaacaaatcttaaaaaaaaaaaaagtacagggatGACATATCACCTACactctgtgttcttttctttagCAAAAGGATTCCTATCATTTAATTAATGTATCTAtcaccttgcatttttttttaagaacacttacggtttactctcttagcaagtttcaaTTATATCCATTAGATCGTCAGACCTTATTAATTTTACAGCTacaagtttgtacctttttatCAATTTCTGCCTATTCCCCccaccctggcaaccacttatctactctctgtttctatgagtttgacttttttatttgtagatttcacatataagtaatACCATGCAGTGTTcgtctttctgacttattttacttagcataatgctacTCTTTAACTGAGTATAGCACCCCAAATTTGGtacagtaatatattttaaatataatatagcatttatttattatattcagagcatggtatttaaaaattatccacTGCAATTAAGGGTCAGACTCTGTATTTCAAAAGTCATTGAAAAACCACATTATAAAGTCTAACCataaacaataaaggaaaatttaaccTAGGAAGTCAAGCTTCcaaattttaagtgaaagaacatgatttttaaaaaaagtttaagaatgatttccaggggcgcctgggtggctcagtgggttaaagccgctgccttcggctcaggtcatgatcccagggtcctgggatcgagccccgcatcgggctctctgctcagcggggagcctgcttcccttcctctctctctctgcctgcctctctgcctgcttgtgatttctgtctgtcaaataaataaataaaatctttaaaaaaaaaaaagaaaagaaaaaaaaaaaaaaagaatgatttccaggtggggcgcctggctggctcagctggaagggcatgcaactcttgatcttggggtcatgagcttgaaccccacactgggtacagggattacttaaaaatatataaaaacttgaaaataaatgatttctcGGTAATTGTCGGGCTTGAAgtatctttctaatttttaaaaggataataacCAGGTATTTCTTAACTTCATACAGAAGGAAAAGGTGGTATGGTTCAATGTGCTAGAtgaaatctaataaaaattaactaCTAAAAAAGTTTCCATTGGAGTAGGCAGATCAAGCCTATTCAAATATGGAACACTGTATTAAATCATTAGGGAATAGGCAGCTTAATCTTTTCCtgcctaattaaaaaaacatacaagtcttgattaaaaaaaaaaaaaaagtccatcacCATAGAAATGACTCAGGAAGTGAAAATATCCTGAAATATTACCAGAAGTAAGTTTGATGCAAAGTCTTCCTGTATTTTtctatgcatatgtatatatatatatacacacacatacatatttcaaaACAGAATTGAGATACTATTCATATTGTTTGGTAGCTGTTTAAGAAATACCTTAAATATGACTTTGTCAGCAAAATTCACTTTCAAATACAGTTTATCTTTCACGAACATGATATGCCTGACTGAAATGGAATACTTCTGTAATCTTGATCACTTAGCTCTGAATTATTTTAAGATGTGGATATTCTAAATATATCAGAGCAACTTGTACATATAATTTAGCAAAGAACATGTTGTATCAAAGGTATATAGTGCTATACAGAAatgtcaaggggtgcctgggtggctcagtgggttaaagcctctgccttcggctcaggtcttgatcttagggtcctgggatggagcccagcatccagctctctgctcagcagggagtctgcccccccccccccccgcctgcctctctgcctgcttgtgatctgtctgtaaaataaataaataaaatcttaaaaaaaaaaaagggagttcTATGAATCTGTAATTTTCTGAAGTTCTTAAGAACATAATAGTTGCCTATTCAAAGCACAAATCAggtatttcaataaatatttgaacacCTATGTGCTAACACCTGGAATGCAAAATACAGTGTCTAAGTGTGTATATTACACATATTCACACACAAttgtatacatataatacacatacataatatatataaaatacaatgtcTTAGTAGTAACACATGCAcacaaagtacaaaaataataCTAGAATGGAAGTAATCCTGGGATCAGATGTGAAGGGTGACTAAGAGTTTGTTCTGTAGGAAgccaagaaatgaaatttttaaaaaagattttatttatttgacagagagagagagcacaagcaaggggatcagcagagggagagggagaagcaggcttccaccgaacagggagcccaatgtggggctcaactccaggaccctgggatcgtgacctgagtggaaggcagacgcttaacagactgagccactcaggcaccccaagaaatgaatggaaaaaaaaaaaaaaaaaaaaaaaaaaaagatttatttgagagtgagaaagacagaACACGAGGAGGGGAGGGGCCGACGGAGAGGAAGCAGcggactccccactaagcaggtagccctgacctggggctccatgtgggactccaggatcatggcctgagctgaagggagacgcttaactgactgagctacccaggtgcactAAGAAATGAATTCTAAAAAGAAGGTAGAACATGAACAAAACAGCAATGATATGTTCCTAAAATTACAGGCAGTttgatttggaaaaacaaaatgtactcTGTGGCTCTCTTCCTCTGGGCTACCTGCTGAGGGTACAGCCATCTCCTACACTTAACTTGGCATCACAGCCATCCTCAGACCTCTGGTGAAGACCAAGATTGTTAAAAAGTGAACCAAGAAGTTCATTCTGCATCAGTCAGATCAATATGTCAAAATTAAGTGCAACTGGCTGAAACTGAGGCATTGATAATAGGGTGTACAGAAGATTCAAGGGCCAGATCCTGATGCCCAATACTGATTATaagagcaacaagaaaaaaaacacgTTATCCAGTGGCCTCCAGAAGTCCCTAGTCCACAAGGTCAAAGAGCTTGAAGTGCTGTTAACATGCAATAAATCTTACTGTGCAGAGACTGTTCATAACTTCTCCTCCAAGAACCACAAAGCCATTGTGGAAAGAGCAGCCAGCTGGCCATCAGAGTATCAGTCCCAATGCCAggctgcacagcaaagaaaatgaatgcaGACAGCGTATATGCAAGTTGCATTTGTGTTAATAAAACCGTAAAACTACAAAAAAGGTGTTCTTTCTGTAAATGTGGAAGCTGGGATTGGAGAGGAAGAACCACCAATTTTATAAGGGGCTTGCACATCAGGATGGTACTTGGCTATCTTCTCTACCTACACTTATTCTCTTGCTTGACCTCAATCTCATCTTCTTACTGCTTTGATGCTGCCATCTTCCAAATCTGTCTCTTCCTTAGAAATCACTCCTAAACTCCAAAACATCTACAGCAGACACCTCAAATTAAATATATCCAACACGAGATCTCTGACCGCCCCCCAATCTGCTTCACCTGCAGCTTTCTCTGTTGATAGCCTCTCCATCAGTGACTGCCGATTACTCTCTTACCTTATTTAAATGATACCTCAAGAAAGTTTATTCTgagaaatctgtttttctttgtacTGTTCCTGGATACGCGTTCTTATCAATCAGGATTATGTTTGGCCTTGAACaaagtttggaagtgttccttcttactcttgaattttgtcaatgtttgcttcatgtatttcCAAGTTATCTGAAGAGAATATTTGGGATGTTATAAATTGACGAATTGGTCCTGTTATCCTTTTGAAATGTCCTCCTTTTTGCTGTAATAGTCCCGGTCTTAAA encodes the following:
- the NAA50 gene encoding N-alpha-acetyltransferase 50 isoform X2 — encoded protein: MKGRIELGDVTPHNIKQLKRLNQVIFPVSYNDKFYKDVLEVGELAKLAYFNDIAVGAVCCRVDHSQNQKRLYIMTLGCLAPYRRLGIGTKMLNHVLNICEKDGTFDNIYLHVQISNESAIDFYRKFGFEIIETKKNYYKRIEPADAHVLQKNLKVPSGQNADVQKTDN
- the NAA50 gene encoding N-alpha-acetyltransferase 50 isoform X1; translated protein: MKGSRIELGDVTPHNIKQLKRLNQVIFPVSYNDKFYKDVLEVGELAKLAYFNDIAVGAVCCRVDHSQNQKRLYIMTLGCLAPYRRLGIGTKMLNHVLNICEKDGTFDNIYLHVQISNESAIDFYRKFGFEIIETKKNYYKRIEPADAHVLQKNLKVPSGQNADVQKTDN